In the genome of Sphaeramia orbicularis chromosome 13, fSphaOr1.1, whole genome shotgun sequence, one region contains:
- the LOC115431216 gene encoding LOW QUALITY PROTEIN: osteocrin-like (The sequence of the model RefSeq protein was modified relative to this genomic sequence to represent the inferred CDS: inserted 1 base in 1 codon): MENDVMEPKRKRSFPXNSAPLDRLSVSSMETKQGSNKQRLTLPSLVQSATRRVNPPPIDRIGTSRLPNRG; encoded by the exons ATGGAGAATGACGTCATGGAGccgaagaggaagaggagtttCC GCAACAGCGCCCCACTGGACCGCCTGTCAGTCAGCTCCATGGAAACCAAGCAGGGCTCAAACAAGCAGAg ATTgactcttcccagcctggtgcag AGTGCCACGCGACGAGTCAACCCGCCTCCGATCGACAGGATTGGAACAAGTCGTCTGCCCAACCGTGGATAG